The DNA sequence CACCTTCGCATGGACCGGACCCAACGGCTTCGAGAGCAGCGAGCAGAACCCCGAGGTATGCGCCACTGGCACCTACGTGCTCACCGTGACCGGCACCAACGGTTGCACCAGCACGGCCAACGCCAACGTCGGTGAGGACATCGGCCTGCCCGGCGCCAGCGCCAGCGGCGGAACCATCACCTGCGATGCGCCTTGCGTGACCCTCAGTGGCAGCGGCAACGGCACCTTCGCATGGACCGGACCCAACGGCTTCGAGAGCAGCGAGCAGAACCCCGAGGTATGCGCCACTGGCACCTACGTGCTCACCGTGACCGGCACCAACGGTTGCACCAGCACGGCCAACGCCAACGTCGGTGAGGACATCGGCCTGCCCGGCGCCAGCGCCAGCGGCGGAACCATCACCTGCGATGCGCCTTGCGTGACCCTCAGTGGCAGCGGCAACGGCACCTTCGCCTGGACCGGACCCAACGGCTTCGAGAGCAGCGAGCAGAACCCCGAGGTATGCGCCACTGGCACCTACGTGCTCACCGTGACCGGCGAGAACGGTTGCACCAGCACGGCCAACGCCAACGTCGGTGAGGACATCGGCCTGCCCGGCGCCAGCGCCAGCGGTGGAACCATCACCTGCGATGCGCCTTGCGTGACCCTCAGTGGCAGCGGCAACGGCACCTTCGCCTGGACCGGACCCAACGGCTTCGAGAGCAGCGAGCAGAACCCCGAGGTATGCGCCACTGGCACCTACGTGCTCACCGTGACCGGCGAGAACGGTTGCACCAGCACGGCCAACGCCAACGTCGGTGAGGACATCGGCCTGCCCGGCGCCAGCGCCAGCGGTGGAACCATCACCTGCGATGCGCCTTGCGTGACCCTCAGTGGCAGCGGCAACGGCACCTTCGCCTGGACCGGACCCAACGGCTTCGAGAGCAGCGAGCAGAACCCCGAGGTATGCGCCACTGGCACCTACGTGCTCACCGTGACCGGCACCAACGGTTGCACCAGCACGGCCAACGCCAACGTCGGTGAGGACATCGGCCTGCCCGGCGCCAGCGCCAGCGGCGGAACCATCACCTGCGATGCGCCTTGCGTGACCCTCAGTGGCAGCGGCAACGGCACCTTCGCATGGACCGGACCCAACGGCTTCGAGAGCAGCGAGCAGAACCCCGAGGTATGCGCCACTGGCACCTACGTGCTCACCGTGACCGGCACCAACGGTTGCACCAGCACGGCCAACGCCAACGTCGGTGAGGACATCGGCCTGCCCGGCGCCAGCGCCAGCGGCGGAACCATCACCTGCGATGCGCCTTGCGTGACCCTCAGTGGCAGCGGCAACGGCACCTTCGCATGGACCGGACCCAACGGCTTCGAGAGCAGCGAGCAGAACCCCGAGGTATGCGCCACTGGCACCTACGTGCTCACCGTGACCGGCACCAACGGTTGCACCAGCACGGCCAACGCCAACGTCGGTGAGGACATCGGCCTGCCCGGCGCCAGCGCCAGCGGCGGAACCATCACCTGCGATGCGCCTTGCGTGACCCTCAGTGGCAGCGGCAACGGCACCTTCGCATGGACCGGACCCAACGGCTTCGAGAGCAGCGAGCAGAACCCCGAGGTATGCGCCACTGGCACCTACGTGCTCACCGTGACCGGCGAGAACGGTTGCACCAGCACGGCCAACGCCAACGTCGGTGAGGACATCGGCCTGCCCGGCGCCAGCGCCAGCGGTGGAACCATCACCTGCGATGCGCCTTGCGTGACCCTCAGTGGCAGCGGCAACGGCACCTTCGCCTGGACCGGACCCAACGGCTTCGAGAGCAGCGAGCAGAACCCCGAGGTATGCGCCACTGGCACCTACGTGCTCACCGTGACCGGCACCAACGGTTGCACCAGCACGGCCAACGCCAACGTCGGTGAGGACATCGGCCTGCCCGGCGCCAGCGCCAGCGGCGGAACCATCACCTGCGATGCGCCTTGCGTGACCCTCAGTGGCAGCGGCAACGGCACCTTCGCATGGACCGGACCCAACGGCTTCGAGAGCAGCGAGCAGAACCCCGAGGTATGCGCCACTGGCACCTACGTGCTCACCGTGACCGGCACCAACGGTTGCACCAGCACGGCCAACGCCAACGTCGGTGAGGAGCCCTGCGACGAGTGCCCACCCATGATCATCTCCTGTGATGCGGACACGACGATCGAGTGCGGCGACAGCATCCACCCGCTGGATGTGGGCCACCCGATCTTCCGCAAGGATGAGGAATGCCCTCAGGTCTATGTGAGCTGGGGCGATGAGTGGTTCGGCAGCTGCCCCTACACGCTGGTCCGCCACTGGACGGCCTGGGACGATCTCGGCAACGTGGAATACTGTGTTCAGACCATCACCGTGATCGACACTCAGCCCCCCGTGATCAACAACCTGCCGGCTGACATCATCGTGGATTGCCACAGCGTGCCCGAGGCCAGCTGCGAAGTATGGGCCGCTGACGCCTGCAAGGACTGGTACCATGTGTACGTGACCGACAAGATCGAGGAGGGCGATTGCCCGGACAGCTATGTGATCCAGCGTGTGTACTGGGCCGTGGACGATTGCGGCAACTATGGCTTCGCGATCCAGACGATCACTGTGATCGACCAGAACGCGCCCGTGCTGCACGGCGTGCCGAGTGACATCACCGTAGCCTGTGACGCAGTGCCCGCAATGGCCAATGTCTGGGCAGAGGACCTCTGCGATCCCAATGTGTCGGTGCTTGCCGAAGAGACCATGCACCCGGGCAATTGTGCGGGCAACTACCAACTGGTGCGCATGTGGAGCGCCGTGGACGCCTGCGGCAACCCCGTGGCCGCCGCCCAGCTCATCACCGTGGTGGATGAAGAACCGCCTGTGTTCCTGTGCGACCTGGCCGACATGACGGTGCATTGCTATGCCGTGCCCGAGCCGCCCGATTGCCAGGCCGAGGACAACTGTGACGACAACGTCACGATCGACATGGTGGAGGAGAAGACCGGCAGCAACTGCAAGAAGCCGTACGTCATCACCTGGACCTGGACGGCCACCGATGGCTGCGGCAACGCCACCACTGTGGTGCAGACCATCAATGTCACCAACAAGCAATGGCCATTCGTGGTGGGCAATGATCCGAACTGGAACCAGAAAATGTTGGTGGAGGTATCACCGAACCCCTTCCGCGACCGGAGCATGATCAAGTTCATCGCGCCGGAGAGCGGCATGGCCACGGTGGAGATCCTCGATCTCGCAGGTCGCAGCGTCGCACTGCCCTTCCAAGGCCAGGTACAAGAGGGTCAGGAAGTGCGCGCCCTCTTCGCCCCGGTGGAGAACGGCAGCGGCACCTACCTCTACCGCATCGTCCTCAACGACATCATGGAGCATGGCAGGCTGATCCACCAGCCCTGACCACATCCTTGGTACAAGGGCGAAGGCCCCCGCATCCGCGGGGGCCTTCGTCGTTGAGCGGCGGTACTTTCGCCTCCCCACCATGACCCTCCACGCACCATTGGCCGAGCGCATGCGTCCCCGCTCCCTGAGCGAGGTGGTGGGCCAGGAGCATCTGGTGGGAACTGAAGGCGTATTGCGCCGTGCGCTCGCCAGCGGCATGTTGCCGAGCATGATCCTGTGGGGTCCTCCAGGCGTGGGAAAGACCACGCTGGCACGACTGGTGGCCGCGGAGTTGAAACGGCCCTTCCATGTGCTAAGCGCCATCAGCAGTGGTGTGAAGGAGGTGCGCGAGGTGATCGCCCAGGCGGGTGGCACGGGTCTTTTCCAGCGCAGCGCGGTATTGTTCATCGACGAGATCCACCGCTTCAGCAAGGCCCAGCAGGATTCGCTGCTCGGCGCCGTCGAACAGGGCATCATCACGCTCATCGGGGCCACCACCGAGAATCCGAGCTTCGAGGTGATCGGTGCGCTCCTCTCCCGCTGCCAGGTCTATGTATTGAAGCCACTGGATGAGGAGCAGCTGATGGGCCTGTTGCAGAAGGCCATGGCGGAGGACGAGGAACTGCGGAACCGGCCGATCGTGCTGCGCGAGACCAAGGCCCTGATGCAGGCCAGCGGCGGCGATGCGCGCCGGTTGTTGAACACCTTCGAACTGTGCGTGAAGGCCGCCGAAGGACCCGAGGCGATCATTGATGACGCCCTGGTCGCCGCGATCGCGCAACAACGCGCCGCGCGATACGACAAGGGCGGCGATCAGCACTACGACATCATCAGCGCCTTCATCAAGAGCCTGCGCGGCAGCGACCCGCACGCGGCGGTGTATTGGCTGGCCCGCATGGTGGAAGGCGGCGAGGACCCCCTCTTCATCGCGCGGCGCATGGTGATCCTGGCCAGTGAGGACATCGGCAACGCCAACCCCAACGCCCTGTTGATGGCCACAACGGCCATGCAGGCCGCACAGATGATCGGCTGGCCGGAGAGCCGCATCATCCTCAGCCAATGCGCCATCCACCTGGCCTGTTCGCCCAAAAGCAACGCGTCTTACATGGCCATCGAGGATGCCCTGGCCAAAGTGCGTGAGACCGGCGACCTGCCCGTGCCATTGCACTTGCGCAATGCCCCCACCAAACTGATGAAGGACCTGGGGCACGGGAAGGACTACGCGTACAGCCATGAGGGCGAAGGCAATTTCATCCCACAGGAGTATCTGCCCGCCGATCTGAGCGGAACCGTGTTCTATAGGCCTGGCGACAACCCACGCGAGCGTGAACATGCCGCAGCGTTGCTCCGGCTCTGGCGGGACCACTACAAGGGTTGACCCCCGGCCTTCAATGCGAGCGTTCCTGCTCCAGGAAGCGCTGGTGGAGGTCGTAGATGATGCCAAGGCTCACCATCAGGCCGCCCATCCCCTGTTCGAACATCTGCCAAAGACTATCGGCCAGTATGTGCATCAGGCCTCGATCGGCGAAGGAAAGGCCGAGCACGAAGATCATCAGGTAAACGATGAAGCCAGCGACCGCCCCGACGCCGAAGGAGGTCAACGGGAATGGGCCTTTCAAGGAGATGATCTCGTACTCGATGCCCTTGTGGATGGCGATGGTAAGCCCGAAGCCGAGGACCAGATAGACCATGCCGGCGAGCACCAGGTAAAGCGTCAAGGGGATGCGCAATTCCTCCAGGTCCTTCAACGCGATGCCATGCCACACGTAGGACAATGCGAACATCACCAGGGAGGAAAGCAGCCAGGGCAGCAGGATATGACGACGGAAGATCACAGGAACACACGATGCGGCCGGGCAATATAAAGGTAGGGGCAACAAGCGCCCATGACCTGCGTGGCCATCATCGTACTTTGCCGCCCATGCGCGTCTTGCTGGAACGTCCGGGTCCGTTGGTACTTGCGCTGGCGGTGATGCTCGCGTCGGCCTGCCGCAAGGAGAGTGACCGCCCGAAATGGGACGTGGACCTGCTTTTTCCGCTGGTGACCACCTCGCTCACCATCGGCGACCTGGTGGCCGACAGCCTGCTGGTGGTGGATCCCGATGGCGGAGTTTCGCTCCTGTACCGCAGCGAACTCTTCGCGGTGAGCCTCGATTCGGTGCTTGTGGCCTCGGACACCACCTTCTTCTACCCCGGCGTGATCCCGGTGCCCGGTCCGTTGAACCTGCCGCCCGGGTTCGGGATCGTCTCGGACAACGACGTGACGAGCTTCGACTTCGACGGTGTGGAGTTGCGCCACCTGGAACTGCGTGAAGGTCAGGTGACCCTGCGCATCGTGAACATGATCCAAAGCATCGTGCTCGCGGCTTTCCAGCTGCCCTCGGCCACCTTCCCGGGTGGCAATGGCACCCTCAACGCCTCGGTCGGACCTGGCACCCCCTCGGCGCCAACCTCCATCACCCAGATGCGCGACCTCTCCGGGGTGACACTTGACCTGCGTGGGCCGAACCTCAACAGCGTGAACACGCTGCAGA is a window from the Flavobacteriales bacterium genome containing:
- a CDS encoding replication-associated recombination protein A, which translates into the protein MTLHAPLAERMRPRSLSEVVGQEHLVGTEGVLRRALASGMLPSMILWGPPGVGKTTLARLVAAELKRPFHVLSAISSGVKEVREVIAQAGGTGLFQRSAVLFIDEIHRFSKAQQDSLLGAVEQGIITLIGATTENPSFEVIGALLSRCQVYVLKPLDEEQLMGLLQKAMAEDEELRNRPIVLRETKALMQASGGDARRLLNTFELCVKAAEGPEAIIDDALVAAIAQQRAARYDKGGDQHYDIISAFIKSLRGSDPHAAVYWLARMVEGGEDPLFIARRMVILASEDIGNANPNALLMATTAMQAAQMIGWPESRIILSQCAIHLACSPKSNASYMAIEDALAKVRETGDLPVPLHLRNAPTKLMKDLGHGKDYAYSHEGEGNFIPQEYLPADLSGTVFYRPGDNPREREHAAALLRLWRDHYKG